In one window of Cryptococcus depauperatus CBS 7841 chromosome 3, complete sequence DNA:
- a CDS encoding ATP synthase subunit beta, mitochondrial, whose product MTLVTRSAIRLSRRGGQQLKNARANAAFFTTAANSAKNVIPKFAPSSSRVTLPTKAAVNARTYATPAGLQTGSIKTVIGAVVDVHFDSDNLPPILNALDVQFGEGQHAPEGGRLVLEVAQHLGENTVRCIAMDGTDGLVRGQKVVDTGAPIKIPVGPATLGRIMNVIGQPIDQRGPIKGVKEAPIHADAPEFIDQSTQAEVLETGIKVVDLLAPYARGGKIGLFGGAGVGKTVLIQELINNIAKAHGGYSVFTGVGERTREGNDLYHEMRETGVINLEGDSKVALVFGQMNEPPGARARVALTGLTIAEYFRDEEGQDVLLFIDNIFRFTQAGSEVSALLGRIPSAVGYQPTLSTDMGGMQERITTTKKGSITSVQAVYVPADDLTDPAPATTFAHLDATTVLSRSIAELGIYPAVDPLDSKSRMLDPRVVGQRHYEVATKTQQILQSYKSLQDIIAILGMDELSEEDKLTVERARKIQRFMSQPFAVAQVFTGIEGRLVPLKETVTAFEEILEGKHDHISENSFYMVGGIEDVKAKHEKSLKETSA is encoded by the exons ATGACGCTTGTCACCCGATCCGCTATTCGTCTCTCCAGGCGAGGCGGCCAGCAGCTCAAGAATGCTCGTGCCAACGCTGCCTTCTTTACTACTGCTGCAAACTCGGCGAAGAATGTCATTCCAAAGTTTGCCCCTTCGAGCTCTCGGGTTACGCTTCCTACCAAAGCTG CTGTTAATGCTAGGACTTATGCTACACCTGCTGGGCTCCAAACCGGTTCTATCAAGACTGTCATTGGTGCCGTCGTCGACGTTCACTTTGACTCTGACAACCTTCCTCCCATCCTCAATGCCCTCGATGTCCAATTTGGCGAGGGACAACACGCCCCCGAAGGTGGTCGACTTGTCCTTGAGGTCGCTCAACACTTGGGTGAGAACACCGTTCGATGCATTGCTATGGACGGTACCGATGGTCTTGTCCGTGGCCAAAAGGTTGTTGACACTGGCGCTCCCATCAAGATTCCCGTTGGTCCAGCAACTCTTGG CCGTATCATGAACGTCATTGGTCAGCCCATTGACCAGCGAGGCCCCATCAAAGGCGTTAAGGAAGCTCCTATCCATGCTGATGCCCCCGAGTTCATTGACCAATCTACCCAGGCTGAAGTTCTTGAAACCGGTATCAAGGTTGTCGACCTTCTCGCTCCTTATGCTCGTGGTGGAAAGATTGGTCTTTTCGGTGGTGCCGGTGTCGGCAAAACTGTCTTGATTCAGGAGCTCATTAACAACATTGCCAAGGCTCACGGTGGTTACTCTGTCTTCACTGGTGTTGGTGAGCGAACTCGTGAGGGTAACGACTTGTACCACGAAATGAGGGAAACCGGTGTCATCAACCTTGAAGGCGATTCTAAAGTCGCTCTTG TTTTCGGTCAGATGAACGAGCCACCTGGAGCCCGTGCTCGAGTTGCTCTTACTGGATTGACCATTGCTGAATATTTCCGTGATGAAGAGGGACAGGATGTGTTGCTTTTCATTGACAATATTTTCCGATTCACCCAGGCCGGTTCCGAGGTGTCTGCCTTGCTCGGTCGTATTCCTTCTGCCGTCGGATACCAACCAACCCTTTCTACTGATATGGGTGGTATGCAAGAGCGAAT TACCACCACAAAAAAGGGTTCTATCACCTCCGTCCAGGCCGTTTACGTCCCTGCCGATGACTTGACTGACCCTGCTCCCGCCACTACCTTTGCCCACTTGGATGCTACCACCGTTTTGTCTCGATCTATTGCCGAGTTGGGTATCTACCCTGCTGTCGATCCTCTTGACTCCAAGTCCCGAATGCTCGACCCTAGAGTTGTTGGCCAGCGACACTACGAAGTTGCAACCAAGACGCAACAAATTCTTCAGTCTTACAAGTCCTTGCAGGATATCATTGCCATTCTCGGTATGGACGAATTGTCTGAAGAGGACAAGTTGACTGTCGAGCGTGCACGGAAGATTCAG CGATTCATGTCTCAGCCTTTTGCCGTCGCTCAGGTTTTCACTGGTATTGAGGGCCGTCTCGTTCCTCTCAAGGAAACGGTCACAGCATTTGAGGAAATTCTTGAAGGCAAGCACGACCACATTTCTGAAAATTCTTTCTACATGGTTGGTGGTATTGAGGACGTTAAGGCCAAGCACGAAAAGTCTCTCAAGGAGACTTCTGCTTAA